A genome region from Phocoena sinus isolate mPhoSin1 chromosome 16, mPhoSin1.pri, whole genome shotgun sequence includes the following:
- the NEUROG3 gene encoding neurogenin-3 — translation MTPHSSCAPAVQVTHETEQPFPGTSDDEVTCVASAPPSPTRLQGNCAETEGGGCRGSSRKLRARRGGRSRPKSELALSKQRRSRRKKANDRERNRMHNLNSALDALRGVLPTFPDDAKLTKIETLRFAHNYIWALTQTLRIADHSLYGLESLAPPCEELASPDGCSPGDWGSLYSPVSQAGSLSPAASLEERPGLQVPASPACLHPGALAFSDFL, via the coding sequence ATGACCCCTCATTCCTCGTGTGCGCCAGCTGTCCAAGTGACCCACGAGACGGAGCAGCCCTTCCCGGGTACCTCGGACGACGAAGTGACCTGCGTCGCATCCGCTCCGCCCAGCCCCACTCGCTTGCAGGGGAACTGCGCCGAGACGGAAGGGGGCGGTTGCCGAGGGTCCTCAAGGAAGCTCCGTGCGCGACGCGGAGGGCGCAGCCGCCCCAAGAGTGAACTGGCTCTGAGCAAGCAGCGACGGAGCCGGCGCAAGAAGGCCAACGACCGCGAGCGCAATCGGATGCACAACCTCAACTCCGCTCTGGACGCGCTGCGCGGCGTCTTGCCCACCTTCCCGGACGATGCGAAGCTCACCAAGATCGAGACGCTGCGCTTCGCTCACAATTACATCTGGGCGCTGACGCAGACGCTGCGCATAGCGGACCACAGCCTCTACGGCCTGGAGTCGCTTGCGCCTCCCTGCGAGGAGCTGGCCAGCCCGGACGGCTGCTCCCCGGGAGACTGGGGCTCCCTCTATTCCCCGGTCTCCCAGGCAGGCAGCCTGAGTCCCGCCGCCTCGCTGGAGGAGCGCCCCGGGCTGCAGGTGCCTGCTTCCCCTGCCTGCCTGCACCCTGGCGCCCTGGCTTTTTCAGACTTTCTATGA